The genomic stretch ACTCAAGTGAAAGGAAAATGCAGAGTCTTATTAGGGTGTGattatttagaaaatatatatttcgtTCTCCATCTTCTAAATTTTTCTAAGTTCTCATTATCCATtagaaatttgagaaaaaaaaaaataaaaaacaagttctaattgaattatttcccatttataaaatatgaactcatttgaaaaaaaaaaatcctataaAAATATGAACGTAAATGGTAAGTCAAAATAGTATGAACAAAGTTGGATCTCAAATCAAATCAGGCGGTTCAGGCCTGAACAAAGTTGGATCTCAAATCAAATCAGGCGGTTCAGGCCAAATCAAAGTTGGATCTCAAATCAAATCAGGCGGTTCAGGCCAaatctgattttatttttggatttgaatatcaacttttttttttagatataaaaagtaaactaaaaATCTAACTGAAATATAGTTTTGATATTGAAGTANGAACGACAAATCTAAACCCGTATACTTAATTTTTGACAGCGATCAGATAcgatataaaattacaaataataatggGATTCAAAATTCATTAATTGATGTAAATCTTGTATCTATTATCTGCTTTGGATCAAGTTTGCAGTTCAGAttgttacttttaattttaaccaAATCATGACCCAACATGATTTCAAATGACACTACTTTTGGGAAACTTAAAAGTCAgtgaaaatcaaacaaaatatgcATATCCAAGCTCTTGTACTAGATGGTATGGGACGGACAACAATGAATGATGTCCTTAGTGGAACTGCGGAAGATAGATTTCAAATGGGCAATTGTGGATAATGAGGGCAGGCAAACAAAATGTTGGATATTTAGCAGTGATCATTCTGTAGTGGTGGTAATATGGATAGGTAGATTTTGGAGAGTGAGGTTGGGCATCAATTTGGTGGGTATCAcctgaattttattttgaatatacaaaaatttcaGATATAACCCACAAACTAATTCAGGAAATCCCCCACCATAGCaaacctttttttcttttgaagtgTATTGTAAGGAACTGCTAGTATGTTACACAGCACACTAGCACAGTAGAACACGGGATATATGCTTCACCAAATACTCCATAATTAATATGTCAAATGAAAAGACAAAGGACTGGTGCGTGAAACAAGACAGCTATCTTCCTTCTTCTCCCAAGATTGCTATCTAATTAGACAGGAAGTAAATGCTAAAGCCCTAACAAAGAAGATGCAAGTTAGCATAAACAATTTGTGTGATATGGAAGGCATAAACAGAACTTATTTGCTTTTAGCAAACTCAAACGCttatattgtaacaccccaactTTCACATCcaggatttattacaaaatccctaatggTATACATCACAGCGGAAGCTAATAATTCAAAAAGCAGAAAACNATCACAGCGGAAGCTAATAATTCAaaaagcagaaaactgggttttaccgccacgcttaggtatctctcctatacccaaacgcacaggctaaacttacaacatcagaatacatccaaagtccaacttaatacaagtgGACATAATTATTCcaaggtgtctattctaggatctcaacctcaacctccatcctattcagagctcatcggctacctgagcatacccacgctagacttcatctgataaggtacacaatgaagtgtagttagcgcgacggctaagtaaggatatccatggtcaCTTGAAaatagacaaaggtttgaaaacatttttagtttagaagtttaaaaaaatcattttcatgtcctttcagacaagtttgcaaaactttcatttccaagaattgtcctttcagacaagtttgcaaaactttcatttccaagaatttcatcatttgcaaatagaaccgcagctctaatgctaagaatttcatcatttgcaaatagaaccgcagctctaatgcttataataatctgaaccgcagcccagagtaacaataattttcatagtcaaaattcacttagtttcccctgagtaagcacgaggctttctttttttcataactccatctcttctcagcgaatagacttcgctctgtagtatgaattgatcatacaaacctcgggccatggcatttccagccttcccgtaggtccccaccttattccagaaactaagggtttgaaaactttttccttccttcattttttctttcttaaatcatttcttttggacatatttcgcaaatgagtccaatatttgatatcggctacctctttagcccctgacggattttcaaacatcattttctcaaacaataaggttttgacaacctttatatcaaaatagcatacgtttttcaacgtaagttttcataaacatttttggatacacttcatatgtccatctcacactcaaaatcaaccaacatccttaactatcgtcctcaacaacttccactatgatcaacaccattagatcataacttgaggatatcgtacatccaaatatatataaattctaataggtaaggtcattgcctaaccataacccaaaaatcatgagattatcatttaatctctatcattaatccatatccttagcatcacctgatcaccattaactcactaactacctcacaattatcactaacacatccataatcatactaagcataattcagaaaatttcagcttggcgcagtccgaaagattgagccggtaaaaatagttcccgaactctttttcacttgaaatttttatggtagaaNNNNNNNNNNNNNNNNNNNNNNNNNNNNNNNNNNNNNNNNNNNNNNNNNNNNNNNNNNNNNNNNNNNNNNNNNNNNNNNNNNNNNNNNNNNNNNNNNNNNNNNNNNNNNNNNNNNNNNNNNNNNNNNNNNNNNNNNNNNNNNNNNNNNNNNNNNNNNNNNNNNNNNNNNNNNNNNNNNNNNNNNNNNNNNNNNNNNNNNNNNNNNNNNNNNNNNNNNNNNNNNNNNNNNNNNNNNNNNNNNNNNNNNNNNNNNNNNNNNNNNNNNNNNNNNNNNNNNNNNNNNNNNNNNNNNNNNNNNNNNNNNNNNNNNNNNNNNNNNNNNNNNNNNNNNNNNNNNNNNNNNNNNNNNNNNNNNNNNNNNNNNNNNNNNNNNNNNNNNNNNNNNNNNNNNNNNNNNNNNNNNNNNNNNNNNNNNNNNNNNNNNNNNNNNNNNNNNNNNNNNNNNNNNNNNNNNNNNNNNNNNNNNNNNNNNNNNNNNNNNNNNNNNNNNNNNNNNNNNNNNNNNNNNNNNNNNNNNNNNNNNNNNNNNNNNNNNNNNNNNNNNNNNNNNNNNNNNNNNNNNNNNNNNNNNNNNNNNNNNNNNNNNNNNNNNNNNNNNNNNNNNNNNNNNNNNNNNNNNNNNNNNNNNNNNNNNNNNNNNNNNNNNNNNNNNNNNNNNNNNNNNNNNNNNNNNNNNNNNNNNNNNNNNNNNNNNNNNNNNNNNNNNNNNNNNNNNNNNNNNNNNNNNNNNNNNNNNNNNNNNNNNNNNNNNNNNNNNNNNNNNNNNNNNNNNNNNNNNNNNNNNNNNNNNNNNNNNNNNNNNNNNNNNNNNNNNNNNNNNNNNNNNNNNNNNNNNNNNNNNNNNNNNNNNNNNNNNNNNNNNNNNNNNNNNNNNNNNNNNNNNNNNNNNNNNNNNNNNNNNNNNNNNNNNNNNNNNNNNNNNNNNNNNNNNNNNNNNNNNNNNNNNNNNNNNNNNNNNNNNNNNNNNNNNNNNNNNNNNNNNNNNNNNNNNNNNNNNNNNNNNNNNNNNNNNNNNNNNNNNNNNNNNNNNNNNNNNNNNNNNNNNNNNNNNNNNNNNNNNNNNNNNNNNNNNNNNNNNNNNNNNNNNNNNNNNNNNNNNNNNNNNNNNNNNNNNNNNNNNNNNNNNNNNNNNNNNNNNNNNNNNNNNNNNNNNNNNNNNNNNNNNNNNNNNNNNNNNNNNNNNNNNNNNNNNNNNNNNNNNNNNNNNNNNNNNNNNNNNNNNNNNNNNNNNNNNNNNNNNNNNNNNNNNNNNNNNNNNNNNNNNNNNNNNNNNNNNNNNNNNNNNNNNNNNNNNNNNNNNNNNNNNNNNNNNNNNNNNNNNNNNNNNNNNNNNNNNNNNNNNNNNNNNNNNNNNNNNNNNNNNNNNNNNNNNNNNNNNNNNNNNNNNNNNNNNNNNNNNNNNNNNNNNNNNNNNNNNNNNNNNNNNNNNNNNNNNNNNNNNNNNNNNNNNNNNNNNNNNNNNNNNNNNNNNNNNNNNNNNNNNNNNNNNNNNNNNNNNNNNNNNNNNNNNNNNNNNNNNNNNNNNNNNNNNNNNNNNNNNNNNNNNNNNNNNNNNNNNNNNNNNNNNNNNNNNNNNNNNNNNNNNNNNNNNNNNNNNNNNNNNNNNNNNNNNNNNNNNNNNNNNNNNNNNNNNNNNNNNNNNNNNNNNNNNNNNNNNNNNNNNNNNNNNNNNNNNNNNNNNNNNNNNNNNNNNNNNNNNNNNNNNNNNNNNNNNNNNNNNNNNNNNNNNNNNNNNNNNNNNNNNNNNNNNNNNNNNNNNNNNNNNNNNNNNNNNNNNNNNNNNNNNNNNNNNNNNNNNNNNNNNNNNNNNNNNNNNNNNNNNNNNNNNNNNNNNNNNNNNNNNNNNNNNNNNNNNNNNNNNNNNNNNNNNNNNNNNNNNNNNNNNNNNNNNNNNNNNNNNNNNNNNNNNNNNNNNNNNNNNNNNNNNNNNNNNNNNNNNNNNNNNNNNNNNNNNNNNNNNNNNNNNNNNNNNNNNNNNNNNNNNNNNNNNNNNNNNNNNNNNNNNNNNNNNNNNNNNNNNNNNNNNNNNNNNNNNNNNNNNNNNNNNNNNNNNNNNNNNNNNNNNNNNNNNNNNNNNNNNNNNNNNNNNNNNNNNNNNNNNNNNNNNNNNNNNNNNNNNNNNNNNNNNNNNNNNNNNNNNNNNNNNNNNNNNNNNNNNNNNNNNNNNNNNNNNNNNNNNNNNNNNNNNNNNNNNNNNNNNNNNNNNNNNNNNNNNNNNNNNNNNNNNNNNNNNNNNNNNNNNNNNNNNNNNNNNNNNNNNNNNNNNNNNNNNNNNNNNNNNNNNNNNNNNNNNNNNNNNNNNNNNNNNNNNNNNNNNNNNNNNNNNNNNNNNNNNNNNNNNNNNNNNNNNNNNNNNNNNNNNNNNNNNNNNNNNNNNNNNNNNNNNNNNNNNNNNNNNNNNNNNNNNNNNNNNNNNNNNNNNNNNNNNNNNNNNNNNNNNNNNNNNNNNNNNNNNNNNNNNNNNNNNNNNNNNNNNNNNNNNNNNNNNNNNNNNNNNNNNNNNNNNNNNNNNNNNNNNNNNNNNNNNNNNNNNNNNNNNNNNNNNNNNNNNNNNNNNNNNNNNNNNNNNNNNNNNNNNNNNNNNNNNNNNNNNNNNNNNNNNNNNNNNNNNNNNNNNNNNNNNNNNNNNNNNNNNNNNNNNNNNNNNNNNNNNNNNNNNNNNNNNNNNNNNNNNNNNNNNNNNNNNNNNNNNNNNNNNNNNNNNNNNNNNNNNNNNNNNNNNNNNNNNNNNNNNNNNNNNNNNNNNNNNNNNNNNNNNNNNNNNNNNNNNNNNNNNNNNNNNNNNNNNNNNNNNNNNNNNNNNNNNNNNNNNNNNNNNNNNNNNNNNNNNNNNNNNNNNNNNNNNNNNNNNNNNNNNNNNNNNNNNNNNNNNNNNNNNNNNNNNNNNNNNNNNNNNNNNNNNNNNNNNNNNNNNNNNNNNNNNNNNNNNNNNNNNNNNNNNNNNNNNNNNNNNNNNNNNNNNNNNNNNNNNNNNNNNNNNNNNNNNNNNNNNNNNNNNNNNNNNNNNNNNNNNNNNNNNNNNNNNNNNNNNNNNNNNNNNNNNNNNNNNNNNNNNNNNNNNNNNNNNNNNNNNNNNNNNNNNNNNNNNNNNNNNNNNNNNNNNNNNNNNNNNNNNNNNNNNNNNNNNNNNNNNNNNNNNNNNNNNNNNNNNNNNNNNNNNNNNNNNNNNNNNNNNNNNNNNNNNNNNNNNNNNNNNNNNNNNNNNNNNNNNNNNNNNNNNNNNNNNNttttttttttataatactatTAATCATTAATTACACTGAAGAATTATATTAAAGGCTTAAAGATCTAAATAATGAAGATCAATAAAGTGTAAGTAGAGTTGTTAAAATGGCCCTACTTGCGGGCAGCTGCGGGCCCGCTCCTTGGTGGAACTGGATAAGTTGGCCCGCGGGCTAGGTGGACCGGCCTACCCCTGCCTCATAATGCTCTATCTGGCACATATCATAATGCTCTATATGCACAAACTTAATGCACCATATTAGTTCTCATTGACTCACGGGGTGGTTGGTTCTTATAGGAACATcatctatgtatatatgtttaatatgATAAAATCAACAAATTTAGAATGTGGGATATTTGATAGggaaaattttgttttctattttctggagaaaatttttaattagtaaacaggCACTCAATTTTCTTTATTGCCAATTAGACACAGCAGTCGGGGATTAATTCCgaaccaaaatttttttttcctttctaattTGAACATAACAGTGAAAATTCAGTAGAAAGGTATTAGTAAGGCTATCATCAATCATCACCATCAACAAACGAATACATTACAGCCTTACAGGAatggtttaaaacaatatttaaaaaaaaaaaggtgtgaaTGAAACACAATTTCTGCATAACCAAAAAGGTGTGAATGAAACACAATTTCTGCATAACCAGAATTCTAATGGTCAGTTTTGAGTTGTTGCCACTCCCCATCCACTGCTTCTTTCCACAGCGTGACATTATTGTCCCCAGAGGCTACAGCCAACATGTTTCCTGTCAGAGACCATGAAACCCTCCAAACAGGATTCTTGAAGTCATTCAAAACCTTCCCCTCCCACTGATCTCCTTCTTTTGCCACACTCCATATAACAACAGTCCCGTCCTCGGAAGCACTTGCAATTGTCGACTTTGGAAGCCCCAAGTTGGGTGCCCACGCGACATCCCTCACCCAATTACTGTGCTTCTGAAGGGCCGGGAGAGAATCCATCTTCCAAACGCCGTTACAGAGCTTCCACACCTTCACTGTGTTATCACACCCACCAGATGCAAGCTTACGAACAAGATCAAGTAAACCAGAGCCAACTATAGCACCAGGAACCATTGGAGGAGCCCATGACACTGCAGTTACTCCAACAGGGTGTGCCTGATCGATTCTTTTGGTGTCCCGACTACCATCCGACCTGGCACTATAAATAGAGATACATCCATCAGAAGATCCACAGGCCAAGCACAGCCCAAGTTCATGGGGAGCCCAAGAAATAGAATTGACCGATGATTTATGCTCACTGAAAACACGATATTGTGTCCATTCATTTTGGTTGCCTTCCTTCCAGATTATGACTTTACCATCATAGGAACAGGAAGCAAGGAGTGAACCAAATTTGGGGTGTGCCCAAGCAACCTGCCAAACTGGACCACGATGACCACTTAGAGTAGCAAGATGCTGCGTAGTAGAATTGTTGCTCACACGAGTTATTTTGATCATTGCATCAGACGAAGCTGTTGCCACACGTTTTCCATAGTAATCCATGGATACGTCATGTACTATGTCAGTATGACCTGTTTCAATCTTCTGTGCAGGCATCTTATTGTGTAGTTATTATTCACCAACTTTCTGCCTACATTTTGTATATGAAATCCAAATTACACAACCACAAGGATACTTAATATTTTCATAGTATGCAgttgaaaaatcaaataaatcgtATATGGCATTATACATATGTAAAAAATTAGATGAACTTCATAGTCAGACAGTTTGAAAAGTATACAAATGTTGGACTCAAGTGAAAGGAAAATGCAGAGTCTTATTAGGGTGTGattatttagaaaatatatatttcgtTCTCCATCTTCTAAATTTTTCTAAGTTCTCATTATCCATta from Ipomoea triloba cultivar NCNSP0323 chromosome 12, ASM357664v1 encodes the following:
- the LOC115998885 gene encoding protein transport protein SEC13 homolog B-like, with amino-acid sequence MPAQKIETGHTDIVHDVSMDYYGKRVATASSDAMIKITRVSNNSTTQHLATLSGHRGPVWQVAWAHPKFGSLLASCSYDGKVIIWKEGNQNEWTQYRVFSEHKSSVNSISWAPHELGLCLACGSSDGCISIYSARSDGSRDTKRIDQAHPVGVTAVSWAPPMVPGAIVGSGLLDLVRKLASGGCDNTVKVWKLCNGVWKMDSLPALQKHSNWVRDVAWAPNLGLPKSTIASASEDGTVVIWSVAKEGDQWEGKVLNDFKNPVWRVSWSLTGNMLAVASGDNNVTLWKEAVDGEWQQLKTDH